The Mucilaginibacter gracilis genomic interval GTGCCCTGCAAGCCAGCTTTTTATGGGTTAACGTGTTTAACCCCTAACTCCGCATAATTACCCCGTCTATTTTGAAAAATATAGTGGAACAACGCTTGATTGTTCCTTTTTTTGTTTATTTTGGGCTACCTAATTAGGTTGTCTATGTCGTTACCTTCCTGGATTCAAAAATTTAAAGAGCCAAAAACAGAGATCAGGCTTATCAAGGGTACATTTTACAAGTACGCTGTTGAGTATCGTTATAATTCTGAAAAAAAGCGGACGGATAAAATAACCCTGGAACTTCTTGGTAAAATCACCGAGAAGGAGGGCTTTGTCCCGTCGGATAAAAAACTAATAAAAGATAAAGGCAACAGCCTGCCGGTAGTAGATATCAAAACATACGGATTGTATAATCTCTTTACGTCTTTGCTTGCTGAGGATCTTCCCAGTTTACTTACACTCTTCCCAGAGCCTGTTAGTCAAACATTATTGACAGTAGCAATGATGCGTTTTGCTTATCAGCACCCAATAAAGCGTATGCCGTTTCAACATGCACATGACTACTGTTCTCTGAACTGGGTCACAAAAGGTCTTGATGACAAAGCAATTACAGCTGCATTGAAATATGTAGGAGAAAACAGAGAACTATTGCTGGGCTGGATGAAAGGCAGATTAGGGGTAAGGGAAGCTATGCAGGATAAATTTGTAATGATTGATTCTACGCACATACCATCCCTTTCAGAACATCTTTCAGTCAACGCAATGGGTTATAATCCACAGCATAGCTATGATCCACAAATACGCCTGATGTACATTTTTTCTGCACAAATGCAACAACCGGTGTATTATAGACTTATCAATGGGAATATTACTGACGTTACATCGATGAAGATATGTGTAGACGAACTAAATATCAAAGATGTGGTTTTCATTGCCGACAAGGGATTTTACAGCAAGAAAAACGTCGCTGACCTCAAAACTGCCTCCATTCATTTCATTATCCCACTATACAGAAATAATAATCTCATAGATTATGAACCGCTACAGCAAGCCAATTTTAAAAAAGGTATAAAGAATTATTTCACCTATCAGAAGAGGGTGGTCTGGTATTATGAATATGAAAAAGAAGGACTGATGCTAACTACTTACCTTGACGAGCGCCTTAGAGTAGAAGAAGAAGCTGATTTCCTTACCCGTACTCAAACACATCCTGATAAGTATAAAGAAGTTGATTTCTTTGAACGGGTTGACCGTTTTGGAACACTTACACTCACGAATCACCTGCCTGAAGCGGTGTCCGCACAAATGTTATATGAAACCTACAAACAGCGCAATGAAATAGAAGTCATGTTTGACGCCTACAAGCACTTCCTGCTTGCAGACAAAACCTACATGCAGAACCGATATGTGCTGGAAGGATGGTTAATGGCAAATTTTATAGCCATGATCGCATACTACAGGTTGTATACACGACTAAAAACAGCAAACAAACTTTCAAAATATGCACCAAAGGACATAGTAGAAATATCAAAAAGCATCTACCAAACTAAAATCCGAAACACCTGGGTAAGATCCGAAATAACAAAAAAGACAAAAGACCTCTTTAAATCTATTGACATAGACTACCTAAATTAGCGGAGTTAGGGTTTAACGATTTTATTTGGATGTACCCGTTTGGGTGGGTGCTGTATTGGGCTTGGAAAGCAGATTATGCTAATTGAACAAATTTATTATACTGACTCAGCTTTGGCCACAGATTGTTGTATCTGTTGAAAGTGTTCGGCAATTTTTTTGCATTTTAAATAATTATAAATACCTGATAAAGGCGATATGCTTATACGGTCGGTGATCGTAGCCCGATGAAAATAGACGTAATCGTTGTTGAAAATGTCGGTGAGTGCGCTTCCCCATTTTGAAAATGTAGAGGGTTTAATGTTACGCAGCATGTTGGTTTTACTTGCACTAAATGTTAAATCTTCGTAAAAAAAATTAAGTGTTGTTATTGCATCTTCTTTGTTTCTAAGTGTACCCATCCCCTTTACTTTAACGAAGGTATTTAGTAACCAAAAATTGGCGATGATAAAAACATTAATTAATAGCATCAAAACGATTGCCCAATATCCATTGTCTGGTATCGTTTGTATAGCGCCATACGAACCACCAACCATTTCTATTATCAGAAGGGTACTGATAGACAATATCTCAAACCAAAACCAACCATCTTTTACATAAACAAGGCGTTCTTTTTTTAAACATTTTTCAACGTTTACGTCGGGAACTAATTTTTCAACTTCATCCATATTGATATTTTATAACTAAGATAAATTAAAATAAAAGAGTTTTATATTTCGCGGCAGCTATTTCAACAGATCACTTTTTACCAACACCATACTATTTGCGTTATGCCCTTTGCTGTGTATTACTTAATTTCGCCACAATAGAAAAGGGGAGAAGATTTTGGATTATTTAAAGGGATTAAATCCTTCGCAACAGGCGGCTGTTTTACAAATTCAGGGGCCGGTGATGATTATTGCAGGTGCCGGGTCGGGTAAAACAAGGGTTATTACTTATAGAGTGGCACACCTGATACAAAAGGGTGTGGACTCGTTTAATATACTGGTACTTACATTTACCAACAAAGCTGCGCGCGAAATGCGTGAGCGTATTATGAGCGTGGCCGGCACCGAAGCCAAAAACATTTGGATGGGTACGTTTCACTCGGTTTTTGCCAAAATTTTACGCGTTGAGGCCGATAAAATAGGCTACCCGAGCAACTTTACCATTTATGATACCGACGACAGCAAGAGTGTGCTGCGCGCCATTATCAAAGAAATGAACCTGGACGATAAGCTGTATAACCAAAATTTTGTGATGAACCGCATCTCGGCATCAAAAAATAACCTGGTATCGTGGCAGGAGTATCAGCAGAATGAGGCTATACAGGCCGAAGATTTTTCGAGCGGCAGGGGCCATATTGGTAAGATATATGAAAACTATGTTAACCGCTGTTTCCGTGCCGGGGCGATGGACTTTGACGATTTGCTGTTTAAAACCAACGAGCTTTTAAAAACCCATAACGACGTACTTTATAAATACCAAAACAAGTTCAAATACCTGATGGTGGATGAGTATCAGGATACTAACTTTTCGCAGTATTTAATTGTGAAGAAGCTGGCTTCAATTAACCAGAATATTTGTGTGGTTGGTGATGATGCGCAGAGTATTTACGCTTTCCGGGGTGCCAACATCCAAAATATTTTAAATTTTGAGAAGGATTATCCCGATCTGAAAGTATTTAAGCTGGAACAAAACTACCGCTCAACCCAAAATATTGTAAATGTTGCCAACAGCATTATATCAAACAATAAGGAGCAGCTTAAAAAGAATGTTTTTTCGGAAAAAGAACATGGCGATAAAATTAAGGTTTTACGTGCCTTTAGCGACAATGAGGAAGGCAAGATAACTGCCGAATCTATTTTTCAGGACCATGCCAATAAGGGGATGAAATGGCATGATTTTGCTATTTTGTATCGCACCAATGCGCAATCACGCTCGATGGAGGAGGGTTTGCGTAAACTCAATATCCCCTACAAAATATACGGAGGATTATCTTTTTATCAACGTAAGGAAATTAAGGATTTGATAGCTTACTTTAGGCTAACCTTTAACCCAAGCGACGAGGAGGCGTTAAAGCGCGTTATCAATTACCCCAAACGCGGCATTGGCGATACTACGGTTGACAGGATTATTGTAGCTGCCGGACAGCATAATATTACGCCCTGGGAGGCGATTGTTAACTCGGCGCAGTTTTTGGATAGCCGCACGGCTAACACGGTGGTGAATTTTGGTATGATGATTCAAAGTTTCCAGGTTATCACCAAAACCATGTCTGCTTACGATTCGGCACTATATATTGCACAGCATTGCGGGCTATTGAAAGACTTGTACGAAGATAAATCGGTTGAAGGATTAAACCGTTATGAAAACATACAAGAGCTGTTAAACGGTATAAAAGAGTTTAGCGAACGCGAGGACCTGGAAGAAAAAGGCCTTGACGTGTTTATGCAGGATATTGCCCTGCTTACTAACGACGATAAGGATAAAAATAAGGATGCCGACACGGTATCGTTAATGACGATACACTCCAGTAAAGGACTTGAATTTCCGCACGTGTATGTGGTTGGTTTGGAAGAGAATTTGTTCCCATCGCAAATGTCGCTCAACTCACGTACAGATTTGGAAGAAGAACGCCGCTTATTTTATGTGGCCGTTACCCGGGCCGAAAGTAAACTGACTATTAGCTACGCTACTTCGCGCTTTAAGTTTGGTACGCTAATTAACTGTGAGCCAAGCCGGTTTTTAGATGAAATAGACGCGCAATATTTGGAGCTTGATTTTACCGCCAAAAAAGCACCAACCGGTAATCCGTTTTTTGATGACGACCGTGCCGCATGGGCCGGCGGCAGCAGTAAAGATGCTTTTAGCAAGCCCAAAGCACCAGCCCCGGCAACCAAAGCCAATATTAAAACAACAAGCATACTGGCTAAAGCCCACGTACCATCGGCAGGTTATACACCAAGCGACACCAGTAACCTACAGGTAGGCATGGAGGTTGAACACGAGCGTTTTGGTTTTGGCAAGGTATTAACCTTAGACGGCAATAAACCTGATATTAAAGCCACTATATTTTTTAAGGACGTAGGGCAAAAGCAATTGTTATTAAAGTTTGCGAAGTTGAGGATAGTGTAAATATTGCATGTTTTTCTGAACCCGTAGAGGGTGCAATACCGGTAGTATGAAAATGCCTTGCAATTAGTGCGTGCTGTAGGCGCGAAATCGGCTGGTTTGGATACAGCGGCCTGTAAACTGTAGGTTAAGTATTGCACCTACCGGCGCAAAAAAATGATTTGGCGTTGTTTTCTACCCACCTATTGCACCTACGGCGCAGTCATTTGCACCAATGGTTAAAGATGAGGGTACACCGTTAGTAAATACTAATCCCGGTATTTAATAATTGCATATTTTTTTACATATTAGCTTAATTATGAAAAGAATTGTTGCTTTAGCCGCGCTGCTTGTTTTATCGTTTAGTTTACGGGCACAACTATCATTTACGCCCGAGCAAAACAAAACCATTGCCAACGCTGTGGAGCAAAAACTGGCTGTTTTTAAAGCTAAATTGGTGAATTTGAAAGTTTCGGCCATTGAAAGTGAGTTTGCAATTGATACTTTTAAGGTTGAACATTTGATGGCCGAACGGTTGAATACCAGCTATGTTACATCGGACATGATAATCACCGCTGGCGATGCGTCAAGAGGATATGATTTATTGTTGAATAAGTATTACAAAAAACTGATGTCGGTTTTAAAGGATACTGATAAACAGGTATTGTTGCAAACTCAAAAAAACTGGATAGCTTTTCGCGATAGCGAATCTAAATTGATAGGGGTGATAGGTGGCGATAAATATACAGGTGGCACTATGCAGGCACCAATTGACGCCGAACTGTATTTGCAATTGATAAAAAAGCGCACCTGTGATATTTATGAGCATTACTCGAGAATTGCCGACCAACCCTGAACCTTAAAGCTAACAATATGACGATTGCCGATCATCTTAATCAACAAGAAACTGCCCGTATACCTTTAATGAGCGAGTTACACCGGGTTATTTTAAAGAATGACACTACGGTTATTGCAACAGTTGGGAGTATGATGGGTAAGCAAATGATATTGTATACCGATAGGGGGAGTTTTAAATACGGTTTGGCGGGTTCTAAAGATCATATTACGTTACATGTGCTGCCTATTTATGGTAATGCGCTGTTACATGCCAGGTATGTTGAATTGTTACCTAATGCCAAATTACAAAAGGGTTGTATTAACTTTAAAAATGAGGCCCAAATGCCATTGGAGATAGCGGCCCAATTAATTGCCGATTGCGCCGGTATTGATATGATAGCAATAAGGCAAAATTATCTTGATAAAAAAAAGAAGTAGTAAATAATTTGCGCCAAACCAATTGATGGGTTTTGCAAAACAGCTAGTTTATAACTTTAGTGCCTATACACATAAAAAGATGACCGATTATACCAAATCCGTTATATTGCTGAGTACGCTTGGGGTACTGTGGTATACCAACCTGGTTATGCTTATTGTTTCGATGACAGATTTTCCGGGTTCGTATGAGCTTCGGGATTATAAATTGTTGATAGGCCTGGTTCTGATTTTTATGACGGGTTGCTTTAGGCAAACGTATGTAATGTGGAAAAAAGGCCGCCCCGTTAACGATAATGAATAACCTTTTGGTGTTAGTAGAAACGCAGGAAAACAGTTCGTCGGTAGCGCCTATAGTGGTGATAATTGTAACAACAATTATGTTTGTGGCGTTGGTTGTCCGGGTTTGCTGGCCAAGCCTTCGCGAAAATAATATTTTTCAGAAAACGCGCCTGTATAATTATGGCCGGGGCCCCGAGGCAAAAGCATACGTTAGGCAACGGCAGCGCGATACCATAGCTTTTTGTGCCGGCTCAAATATAGCGGGCCTTATTTTGTTGATTTTTAAAAGCATACAACCTAAAGTTACTAATCCCAAATATCCTGTAAACGCCCTTAGCGGCTTACCTTTGCGTTTTTTTTTGTTGGGCCTTTTTTGCACTATTTGTTTGTTAATTTTTTCGTTTGTTGAGGAGGTTGAACATAGTTTGGTGCGCAATTTTAAGTTTAGTTTAAAAGTTTGGGTAACCAGTTTGTTTATATCGCCGTTGTTGCTGGTAATTGTTTTTAGCTACAGGTTTACTAACATAGGGTACATGTTTTATGTGTACCTACGAACTGTTGTAACAATTAGTGGGGTGGGCAGCATTACTTTTGCCGCGTTAACGTTTGCAACGCATTATTTTACGGTAAAGCCTTTTAAAACGCGCGGCAAGCGGCTATGCATTTTATTGGCTACCCAGTTTACCATGCTGTTTAATATAATATTTGCCATGGCGTTATTTAACCCGGATATAAGTTGGTTAGTGGGATGGTTGTTTTTTACTGTTATAATGGGTTTATGCATTAAATATTACAGTATGGACACCACGGTTTATACCGAAGCTGTTTTTTACGAAGCCGAAGTTATTGACTAGTGGTTGGTTGATTGGCTTTTTTTGCTTTTGATAAGCCAGCGCAATTGAAAATTAAAAGAGGTGACTATAGCAACGTTAGTTATTACGCTACAAACTCAATTTTTCTATCGGGGTTACTCACTGCATAATTGGCTACCAGGCTTTTGATGTAACCATTGCCCGGGTATGGGGTTAACTGGCTTTTTATACTGAGCAAGCCATCATCTGTAACTGTGCTGTTGCTGATGTAGCCCATACCGTAAAACTCGCCATTCTCTATCAAAATATAGCTGTATTCATCGTCATTACGGCCTTTGTCGCGAATGGCGAAAGTTGATAGCGCAGCTTTTAAATGTGCAAGGGCTTTATCCACTCTGCTGTTGTAGCGTTTTGTTGTTTCGGTAACCTGGCAGGCGCAGGGCTTGGTAAGGTTACGCGAACAGGGCTCTTCGTTGCGCTGCACAAAGCATAATTTGGGGCATAAATCAAAGGCTTCAATGAGTTGATTTAGCAAACTGTAACCGTCTAACATGGAGTTGCAGGTATATAGCGGGGCCGAGTATTTGGTCCATTTATCAATGGCCAGGCGCAGATAACCGCGTTGGTCTTCGTACTGGTAAAGACCGTAGGTGTATTCGTGGTGCTTTTGGGCCCGGTTGTATTTTGGCCACAGGCGTTTAATTTCAACGGTTTCTAAAATAAAAGCCAATAATTCGGTACCGCAGGTTTGGTGGGTTATCTGGTGAATGTTTTTTAAAAATTCCTGTTTTTGCTGGTCGGCACGGTTGTTTGTAAAATGGCTTTTAACACGTTTTTTTAAATTTTTAGCTTTACCTACATAAATAACTTTACCCTTGGCATCATGAAAATAGTAAACGCCAGGGGCATTGGGCAAACCGGTAATATGTTGTTGGGGCAGGTTAGATGGTAATGACGATTCTTTACTTCGCTGTTTAAGCGATTGCGGGATATGTCCGTCTTTATCGTTCAGCAACATCAGGCTAAAAAGCTGTGCTGTTGCCTGTGCATCGCCCATAGCGCGGTGGCGGGCATCGTTATCAATACCCATTAACCGGCAAAATTTGCCGAGGCTATATGATGGCAGCCCGGGGAATATTTTATGGCCCAGCCTAACGGTACATAACTTAGGGCATTGCAAATCAAACCCGGCAGATAGCAAGTGGTGACGAACAAAAGAGTAATCGAAATTTACGTTATGTGCTATAAAGGTACAGGGCTGCAATATTTCGTAAACGTGCTGGGCTATTTGGCTAAACGCCGGAGCATTTTTTACCATGCTATCGTTTATCCCAGTAAGGGCCTGTATATATGCCGGGATAGGCACGCCGGGGTTAACCAGGGTTTCAAAACGATCAACAATAATGCTTCCGTTATGAATTACAATAGCAATTTCGGTAATACCGTGTGCGCTGGCGTGGCCCCCCGTTGTTTCAATATCTACTATAGCGTACATGGTGTTATGGCGTGTTAGGCAAATATATAAAAAATGCTAATTTATTTAGTTTGTTGCAATGTTTTTTACAATTAAAATATGTAGTTAATTGATTTGAATGATTTATTTACCAGTGTGTTATTAAAAAGATGCTGCCCAGATGCAGATGTTTGGTAAATGTATTGAAATTAACATTGCGCAACAGTGTTTAAACCTAAATAATGATTTGCTAAAGCAGTTTTGTTGGTTTTTGTGTTTGAAAAATAAATAAGTGAGTATGCCGAGTTAACTTGCGCTATGTTTTTGTTACGTTGTTTAGTTTGTATTTTTTAAATGATTTTTTTACTTTGGCATGAATATAAAGCAACTTACTATGTTTAATCATAAAAAAATAATTGTAACCGTATGTTTAACCGCTACGGTTGTTTTTGCAGCAACGGCATCGATGCAAACAACTGAGCCGGAAAAGCCTGAATGGAAAAACTTAAAGGTTTTGCCAAAAAAAATAAGTAAACAAGACCTGGATAAGGTAATGGACGATTGGAGGGATGCACTTGGTGTGAGATGTGGTTTTTGCCACGCCCGTAATGCCGAAACTAACAAAAATGATTTTGCGAGTGATGCCAAGCCCGAAAAGGAAGCCGCCCGTAAAATGATGACCATGACGGCCAAAATTAACAGCAAATACTTTAAGGCCGATAAAGACGATAAAACGATGACGGCTGCCATTACCTGCTATGTTTGCCACCATGGTACCGCACACCCCGAAAGTATAGCACCGCCGCGTCCGCCAAGGGCACCAGGTCAGGGTCAAAAGCCGCAGGCTGCTCCGGCTGGTTCAACACCACCGGCACCACCAGCAGGCAGTGTGCCAACATCGCCTGTAACAACAACGCCACCTGCAAAATAATTTTAAATGCTTACTGCATAAATGGTTGTGCGTAATGCTTAATTTAAATGATGTGGTGCCGGTTTAATTATTAATAAATGAGTTGATAATGAATGGCCCCGCAGTTTATAGCAAACAAGGCAATAGTTAAAAACAAGCCCTCCCACTAAGGTGAAGGGCTTTTTTTATTTTAAAGAGGGGGACTTTAACAATAATTGTTTATGGTATTATGCCCAAATAGGCCGTGTGCTATCACCATTTTGCTAAAACCAAATACCATACGCCCGTTGTTATTAGCGAAAGGATAATGCCGATACCGATGATGAGGTTTGAGAGTTTAGGGTTTAGTCCGTATTCGTCGGCAATAACGCCGGAGGTGAGCAGGGTTGGCATTGCGGCCTCAAAAATACTAATCTGCGGTATGATGCCCTTAAATTGCAAGAGCCAAAACAACAACATCACTACCGCAGGTGCAATAAAAAGTTTGTAAAGCAAGGTGCTAAAAATTGGCTTCAATTGTTGCAGCCAGCCGTCAAAACGTAGTTGCAGGCCAATGCTGAACAGTGCTAATGGGGCAACCGTGCTCCCTAATTTATCAAACAAAGGGCTAAGTACATCAATATTTATTAAATGCGGTATGGTAAGTGCCGCCACGCAACCTAAAAACGGTGGAAAACGCAACACTCTTTTTAATACAATACCCGCCGATAGCGGATGTTTTTTTGATGAATTAATGGCAACTACAACACCCACGGTTGACAGTAAAAAGAAAGTAACCTGATCGCAAATAATTGCGGTACTTAAATATTGCTCGCCAAAATAGGCTGCTATAAGTGGGAAACCAACAAAAGATGTATTGGCCAAGCCGCTGGTTAGGCGCAAGGCTCCTTCGGTACCATCGGTTACGGAAGTGGCTTTTTTGTACACTTTTACGTAGCACCAGCCGCCCAGCCACACTACTATAGGTGCCAATACAGGTGCCAGCAAATTAGAGCTCCACACTATGTGCGGCAAATACTTAAAACTTACGGCGGGTAAACCTAAATAAATTATCCAGGCGTTAATACCCCGGTGTGCATCGGCAGGTAGGGTTTTACTTCGCCTGAAAAGTAACCCAGCAGCCATGCAAACAAAAATGAGTAGAAAGTTAACCATTGCTGATGTAAAATAAGCAAAAGAAACGGTTTTAAGCAAGCTTTATACAGATGTACGTACTTGTTGTAACGGCTAATTTATGCTTTAGAAGAAAAAAAATCTTACAATTTCCCCCCTTGCTGGGTTATTGTGGTTATTAAAACTATGAAATAGAATGTAGGGAAGCTACTTTTGCAAATAGCTTATTTATCCGGGCTATTGGGGTTACCGGTTTTGCTGTCTATCTGCTTTACTTCGCCATCGGTGGGTGCTTTTTTGCCGCCATGGGTAACCCAACGGTTTAATGGCAAACTTTGCGGGTGGTTTTGGGCGATGAACTTTACCAGCCCTTCGCGGATGTAACAACGGAGATCGAAAGCTTTGGAGGAGTTGCTTGCGCTTACCAGGGCGCGTAGTTCTAAAGTATGCTCTTTGGCATCGGTTACCTGTAGCACTTGTACGCGTTTATCCCACAAAGGTGATAGGTTAAGCAAGCGCGTAAATTCGTCGCGAAGCTCATCTACGGGGTATGTATAATCTACATAAACAAAAACGGTTCCGAGTATTTCGGCAGTACTGCGGGTCCAGTTTTGGAATGGCTTTTCGATAAAGTAATTAATGGGCAGGATAAGGCGGCGCTGATCCCAAATGTTAAGTACCACGTAGGTTAGGGTTATCTCCTCAACGCGGCCCCACTCGCCTTCAACCACCAGCACATCGTCTATCCGGATGGGTTGTGTAAAGGCTATCTGGAAACCGGCCAGCAAATTCCCCAGTGACTTTTGCGCCGCAAAACCAATAATAATACCGCTTATACCCACGCCGGTAAGCAGGCCCGCTCCAATTTTACGTACATTATCAAAACTGAGTAGTATAATTGAAAGGCTGATAAGTACAATAAGCGCGATGATGATTTTGCGGATAAACTGCAATTGGGTGCGTATTTTACGCTCTTTAAGGTTATCTTCTTTACTAAGGTCGTAATTAAAATATACAAAGTCTTCGAGCACCTTAATGGCATTGATAAGCAGGTTGGCAAAGGATATGATGAGCAAGATGCCTAAAATGCGATCGAGCGGGTCGAGATAACCTTTGCTCAATTGCATAATGGGAGTCATGAGGTTTAGGGTGAACAATGGCACAAAATAATCTAGCGGCCCACCCAAGTGCGTAAGCAGCGATTTGAATAACGAATAGCCAGATACGTTTTTATAGTGCTTTAACAGTGTAGTAATAACGAATTTGAGCACCATGCCGATAATGATGGCTGCTGCGAAAACAATGAGGTTCCAGGCCCAGTCGGGCATTTGGTTAGATAAGGAGGCTATCTGCTGTTTCATGTTTATTGATAACAGCATTTTAAACTAATTGTTGGCTTTGAGAAGGCAGATTACAGATAATTACCCGTATTTAATCTTTTCGCCCAACGGCAAATAATTTGTCAAAATATTGCACAATACCTTACCGAAACCCTTTTCCTGATATAGAAAAGGGGCTTATTTAACACGAATATATTTGGAAGTAAACACCATGCCTCGGGAGCATGGTGTTACTCACTAAATCAAACTAAACTAAACCAGGTCAGAGCTCTTCGCCGTGCTGACTCAAGTCAAGACCTATCACTTCTTCTTCACTGGTTACCCTTAACGGACTAATCATGTCGGTAACTTTAAGTAGCAATAGCGAGCCAAAAAAGGCAAATGCCGATACCGCTACCAACGCAATCATGTGTACCACAAACAGGTGTGTTTCGCCATAATACAGGCCATTGCCGGTTGTATTGCCGCTATTAACGTTGGTATTAGCAAATACGCCTGTTAGTACCATACCAACCATACCGCCAACTCCGTGGCACGGAAAAACGTCCAGCGTATCGTCAATAGAGGTGCGTGAGCGCCACATTACAACCAGGTTACTTATTACAGCGGCAACAATACCTATAATTAGCGCGTGCGATATGGTAACAAAACCCGCAGCCGGGGTAATAGCAACCAGGCCCACAACTGCGCCAATACAGGCGTTCATGGC includes:
- a CDS encoding transposase, with translation MSLPSWIQKFKEPKTEIRLIKGTFYKYAVEYRYNSEKKRTDKITLELLGKITEKEGFVPSDKKLIKDKGNSLPVVDIKTYGLYNLFTSLLAEDLPSLLTLFPEPVSQTLLTVAMMRFAYQHPIKRMPFQHAHDYCSLNWVTKGLDDKAITAALKYVGENRELLLGWMKGRLGVREAMQDKFVMIDSTHIPSLSEHLSVNAMGYNPQHSYDPQIRLMYIFSAQMQQPVYYRLINGNITDVTSMKICVDELNIKDVVFIADKGFYSKKNVADLKTASIHFIIPLYRNNNLIDYEPLQQANFKKGIKNYFTYQKRVVWYYEYEKEGLMLTTYLDERLRVEEEADFLTRTQTHPDKYKEVDFFERVDRFGTLTLTNHLPEAVSAQMLYETYKQRNEIEVMFDAYKHFLLADKTYMQNRYVLEGWLMANFIAMIAYYRLYTRLKTANKLSKYAPKDIVEISKSIYQTKIRNTWVRSEITKKTKDLFKSIDIDYLN
- a CDS encoding ATP-dependent helicase codes for the protein MDYLKGLNPSQQAAVLQIQGPVMIIAGAGSGKTRVITYRVAHLIQKGVDSFNILVLTFTNKAAREMRERIMSVAGTEAKNIWMGTFHSVFAKILRVEADKIGYPSNFTIYDTDDSKSVLRAIIKEMNLDDKLYNQNFVMNRISASKNNLVSWQEYQQNEAIQAEDFSSGRGHIGKIYENYVNRCFRAGAMDFDDLLFKTNELLKTHNDVLYKYQNKFKYLMVDEYQDTNFSQYLIVKKLASINQNICVVGDDAQSIYAFRGANIQNILNFEKDYPDLKVFKLEQNYRSTQNIVNVANSIISNNKEQLKKNVFSEKEHGDKIKVLRAFSDNEEGKITAESIFQDHANKGMKWHDFAILYRTNAQSRSMEEGLRKLNIPYKIYGGLSFYQRKEIKDLIAYFRLTFNPSDEEALKRVINYPKRGIGDTTVDRIIVAAGQHNITPWEAIVNSAQFLDSRTANTVVNFGMMIQSFQVITKTMSAYDSALYIAQHCGLLKDLYEDKSVEGLNRYENIQELLNGIKEFSEREDLEEKGLDVFMQDIALLTNDDKDKNKDADTVSLMTIHSSKGLEFPHVYVVGLEENLFPSQMSLNSRTDLEEERRLFYVAVTRAESKLTISYATSRFKFGTLINCEPSRFLDEIDAQYLELDFTAKKAPTGNPFFDDDRAAWAGGSSKDAFSKPKAPAPATKANIKTTSILAKAHVPSAGYTPSDTSNLQVGMEVEHERFGFGKVLTLDGNKPDIKATIFFKDVGQKQLLLKFAKLRIV
- a CDS encoding lysozyme inhibitor LprI family protein, which encodes MKRIVALAALLVLSFSLRAQLSFTPEQNKTIANAVEQKLAVFKAKLVNLKVSAIESEFAIDTFKVEHLMAERLNTSYVTSDMIITAGDASRGYDLLLNKYYKKLMSVLKDTDKQVLLQTQKNWIAFRDSESKLIGVIGGDKYTGGTMQAPIDAELYLQLIKKRTCDIYEHYSRIADQP
- a CDS encoding DUF1801 domain-containing protein — encoded protein: MTIADHLNQQETARIPLMSELHRVILKNDTTVIATVGSMMGKQMILYTDRGSFKYGLAGSKDHITLHVLPIYGNALLHARYVELLPNAKLQKGCINFKNEAQMPLEIAAQLIADCAGIDMIAIRQNYLDKKKK
- a CDS encoding exonuclease domain-containing protein is translated as MYAIVDIETTGGHASAHGITEIAIVIHNGSIIVDRFETLVNPGVPIPAYIQALTGINDSMVKNAPAFSQIAQHVYEILQPCTFIAHNVNFDYSFVRHHLLSAGFDLQCPKLCTVRLGHKIFPGLPSYSLGKFCRLMGIDNDARHRAMGDAQATAQLFSLMLLNDKDGHIPQSLKQRSKESSLPSNLPQQHITGLPNAPGVYYFHDAKGKVIYVGKAKNLKKRVKSHFTNNRADQQKQEFLKNIHQITHQTCGTELLAFILETVEIKRLWPKYNRAQKHHEYTYGLYQYEDQRGYLRLAIDKWTKYSAPLYTCNSMLDGYSLLNQLIEAFDLCPKLCFVQRNEEPCSRNLTKPCACQVTETTKRYNSRVDKALAHLKAALSTFAIRDKGRNDDEYSYILIENGEFYGMGYISNSTVTDDGLLSIKSQLTPYPGNGYIKSLVANYAVSNPDRKIEFVA
- a CDS encoding c-type cytochrome, yielding MFNHKKIIVTVCLTATVVFAATASMQTTEPEKPEWKNLKVLPKKISKQDLDKVMDDWRDALGVRCGFCHARNAETNKNDFASDAKPEKEAARKMMTMTAKINSKYFKADKDDKTMTAAITCYVCHHGTAHPESIAPPRPPRAPGQGQKPQAAPAGSTPPAPPAGSVPTSPVTTTPPAK
- a CDS encoding AEC family transporter, producing MVNFLLIFVCMAAGLLFRRSKTLPADAHRGINAWIIYLGLPAVSFKYLPHIVWSSNLLAPVLAPIVVWLGGWCYVKVYKKATSVTDGTEGALRLTSGLANTSFVGFPLIAAYFGEQYLSTAIICDQVTFFLLSTVGVVVAINSSKKHPLSAGIVLKRVLRFPPFLGCVAALTIPHLINIDVLSPLFDKLGSTVAPLALFSIGLQLRFDGWLQQLKPIFSTLLYKLFIAPAVVMLLFWLLQFKGIIPQISIFEAAMPTLLTSGVIADEYGLNPKLSNLIIGIGIILSLITTGVWYLVLAKW
- a CDS encoding mechanosensitive ion channel family protein, which gives rise to MKQQIASLSNQMPDWAWNLIVFAAAIIIGMVLKFVITTLLKHYKNVSGYSLFKSLLTHLGGPLDYFVPLFTLNLMTPIMQLSKGYLDPLDRILGILLIISFANLLINAIKVLEDFVYFNYDLSKEDNLKERKIRTQLQFIRKIIIALIVLISLSIILLSFDNVRKIGAGLLTGVGISGIIIGFAAQKSLGNLLAGFQIAFTQPIRIDDVLVVEGEWGRVEEITLTYVVLNIWDQRRLILPINYFIEKPFQNWTRSTAEILGTVFVYVDYTYPVDELRDEFTRLLNLSPLWDKRVQVLQVTDAKEHTLELRALVSASNSSKAFDLRCYIREGLVKFIAQNHPQSLPLNRWVTHGGKKAPTDGEVKQIDSKTGNPNSPDK